In the Glycine max cultivar Williams 82 chromosome 6, Glycine_max_v4.0, whole genome shotgun sequence genome, TCCACTATTATCCATATGTGACAATTATCCATATGTGACAATTTTAAGGTGTGTTTGATTTTTGGTTTGGACACTTAAACAAACACTCATCCTTCATCGTACGCTATACCCACGTTTCACGAATCTAATTTTCTATTCATTAAAATGTGATTCTTATGAAAACATTCATTCAAGCAATTTAATTCAAAGCTTTAATTTGTTGTTTAAGGTTGGTTGCTTTGATGTTTAAGTCTCCAGGTAGGGACCTTAATTATGCGGGGAGTGCAAGTGAATCCTAAACTTGCAACTGTTCTTTAGATTAaagttttgttcatttttatccCACTGGTCATTTCTTTATCCCAAACTGCAACTTTCCCAGTTCatgtattgatatttttttatcaagttgctaaaaatattgtttctttaATCCACCAAACTTAGCTTTGACTCGCCGTCTtattagaagtcaagattattgtattttattgcCAATTTGATTTCCCTTGTTCAATTTGATTGTCTCTAGACGCTTGTGTGttccttttcttgtttctttagTATTTTTCCTGTTTGAAAGTGCTTTTCATTATTATCATTCAAACAAGTttctatttcaataaaaaaaaaagcttttaaaataaaagtattcaAACATAAATCAAGTTATTATGTTAAACTTATACTTTGAACTAATTTAAGTTTACAAAATTAAGTTCAACTAAACTTAACTATGTAAATGGTAATTCAAGCACACAATTAATATTCATATATGAATATTTGATGAACATTTGTATACTACGTACGATCAGAATTCATTACTACTTAATACTTACTACTTTCTACCGAAAATGAAATAGTaccaaacaaaaatatacattactTGTGTTTCAcgtaattaaaaatgtttaatgtGTCCTTTTTACagattagaaaatataaaaaaatattttaataataaaattaagaagtaTTTCGTGAATTACACAAATATTTTAGCATACATATATATGGTCAGGGATGGATGAGGTTACGACTTACGGAGTTAGGGGGTGGGGGGCCTTGGCCTCCCCTGgtttttgtcaaaataaaatttatattttataatattgtaGTAATTACGTTTATTTGATAggatttgattttagaaataataataattaagtgccatttttatttttcttatttttgataaaatattttatttcctttttcttagtTACTGAGAATATACTTAGATTTTtcctcttttaaaataaaatatcagaatatcatttattttattcttttaacaatgttttcttttgcaatttgttattactatttgaaagataatataataattgcaTTTATAATCAAATGACTTTCTAATCTTTCATTTAtattgatttgaatattaacggTTGTTTATTAACCCTTGGCAAACTTATGAACACTAGTATAAAATATTGACAAATTTCAAAACATGgaaattaatagtttttttctcTATCAAAATTCTGTATATATTCTCTTtgtttttctcctcttttttaTTGGTTTGTGAGATGCTAACGTGCTTTTTAACTTGAGTGCACATATCTAAACACACTTGTGTGTAaactttgaaaaaacaaaatataatttatgtagaATAAAAAGCATTTAttaactaaaatcaaatttcatacTTGTGTATACATGTAGTTTGGATCatacatggattttttttttttattcggtGTTGGGTTCTGGTTAGGAGAGGCAGGGTATTTTTCTGATATTGGATTTTTTGAATCTGACACAGTAAGCTGATTGGGCTTTTTCTTAGCTTGCTTTTTTGGGTGCTGTTCTGGTATAGGCAATAGCATAGGTCGCACAAAGTTATGTGTActgttaattttaaactataatttAATACATCAAtcaggtaaaaaaaattgattagagGTAGATGTAAAAACACGTACGGGTAGTTTGACTTTGATTACTGTTTTTAAGTTAATGGCTGGAATATTTTTGTGTACTATATATGATAATGACTGATTGATGTATTGAACATTGTTAAAAGCAAACTCAATGGATCACATTTTGTTTTCATGTCAGAAAAGTCACGAAATATGGATTTTCCAGGGACAGCAGATGCACATTTTTAGCAATTCCAGGGAGTCTCTTCATCTAACAGAGGGAATTTATGGAGGATACGTAATAGATGTGTATTCGGGGATGGACAAGTAGACATGCAGAGCTGCATACaagacatcattttttttacttggctTTGGCTCAAGAATATCATGTGCTGTGATGTGTGCTCCTTTTCACAGTGGCAGTTCCATTTTTCATCGTGTAGTTTTACTCAATGTGCTACACAATGAAGATACTGGCTCAGAAAGCTTATTTCTAGAGAGAATCAACAAATTTGTATTGGGAGGAAATGCTGGTAGTGGACCATACAACTGATTAGAACTCAAATCAAACTGAGGAAGATCATATAGTTTTGATGATAAGTTTGGCAACACCCCAGAAATAAAATTGTTGGACAAATTTGAATACTGTAATTTTGTAAGGTTCCAAAACCAGCCAGGTATTTCTTCTGAAATTCCAACATTTGACATGTCAAGGACAGAATGATTGTTTTGGGTTTGAAGCCATTGTGGGAAATTTGTCCCTAGCTTGCAAGAAGACATTTTCAAGTATTGCAATTTGAAAGGCGGTGTTCAATTCAAGCCAAGGTTTAAAGTAAATGAATTGTCAGAGACATCCAATGTTTGTAAATCATAAAGATTTGAGAGCTTATATTCACTGACAGTGGCATTCAAGGAATTGGAAGAAAGATCAAGAAGTTTGAGTTTGGAAAGATTTCCAATACTTTCTAAGAGAATGCCCTTTATTTTATTGTGGGAAAGGCTTAATATTTGAAGTGATGATGCTCCTGAAAAGTCAGGTAATGTTCCCAAACTCACTGGAAGAGTCCCATTCAACTTGTTGGAATTTGCATAAAAGCTTTTCAAGGATGAAAATTTAGCAATATCAGGGAATGGCCCTGTAAATGAGTTGTTGCTTAACTACAGAAACTCAAGGGTATTCTTTGCACAGGATAATTTGTCCATTAAATCCTGAAGTTGGTCAATCAAAGTGTTTGAGGACAAATATACCTCCTTCATCTTACACAGGTCCTGGAATGAATTTGGTATTGAGTATTGACCCTTCAAATTCATTTTCAGAAAGATCAAGATATTCAAGAGAAGACATGCATGCAAACACATTGGGAATTGGTCCTTTCAATTGGTTACTATCTAACTGGAGATCCATAAGGCTACCACCACCAACATTCCCTACCCATGTGAATACTGAAGAAGAGAGATTGTTTGACCTGAGATGAAGAACTTCAAGAGTAGTTGAGAAATTAACATGAGAGAGAGACTTGGGATTGACATCTGGAAGCCCACAATCATCCAAATGAAGCTCAACAAGACTTTAGAAGTCAACGAACTGATTCTAACCAATTAGCAGCTCTACTAAGATTAAGAAGTGATAAATCAAGGTAAATCAAAGAAGAAAGGCCAGATAACCAACTAAGATCATTGGTACTGATATCTATATTCCAACTTAGATCAAGGGTGTGCAGATTGGAGAGGTTTCCAAGTTGGTGAGGAATTAGTCCTTCAAGGAGGCTTCAACACCAATGGCAACAAGTTTGAGGTCCCTTAACTAAGTAAAAGAGCCAATAAATTCTGGAATTCCATTTTCACCAAAAAAGTTGAAACAGTGATGGATTGATTTCACCTATTAGAGGTTGCTGTGTCTGCTCCTCAAAATGAAGATCCAACTTGATGGCATGACCAGTTTTgttgttgcaacttgcaagttaCTACCCTCCATTTGCAGCAGTCTTGCTCAGTTTCCCAAGAGAGAAGAATATTTGATTCATCAATACTGATTCATCCTTGTTTGAATGTGAGAAGTGTTTGCTTCTCTCTTTCCATGAAATTGACCATATTGGAGCACTGAACTTGTAGGCATATGCTGGTTAGGATAATTGCACACAAACAAAATGTGAAGAGTCCCAATTGGCTTATGATTTAACTTGGTACTAAACATGATGAACATTTTTAATGAAAGGGAAATCAATCCTCTTTGTCAGTAAGTATGCGCAATGGAGGGAACCGTAAATTCCTCAAGCTATAAGAATTttgaggaagaaaaagagattCTCAAGACTTTGAACCttgatttcaaatataaaaaaaatacaacatgaTCAGATTTCgtaaagaaattaaaaccatTTTCCTAAAGTATAGAATTTAAACAATCTTATAATTTAACTTACAAGACTATAAATTTGATTCCTGTCAATGACCGTGACAAAATATTGAACATTAGAGTCACAGCACCTCAGTCATTGACATGAAAATGTAGTCCAATTGAGCTATTTGTACAGAGCGCCATAATtcccattttcttttctctttagtCAATCAATGTTGAGCTATTTCTCAAGAGAAGAAAGAACTAGCCTTATTTGAATCAGTATTCAGTAACCTCTGTGCTTTTCGTAGCACTCTCCTCACAGTGCACCAACCAACTCATGCAAACTCGATCGATCACAAGTCTACGTTAGAATCAACTTACtactttaaagtaaaaaataggaaaataaaatatcttaaaataacaACTCATTTCCtaaaattctattattattCCCAAATGGCAAGCATAAACACACCTAGTTTAGCTCATTTAGTTGACATATGGTGTGTGAGTTATAAATTTcctacagataaaaaaaaaacacaaaatcaacAGTAAAGCTGGCTAATTAACTAGGCTTTTTTGCAGGGATACAAAGGAGAACCACAGAGACAATCATTACCGACAAAAGCACTAGCTGGAAACTTATTCTTTGGAAGCTGACCACAAAGATGGTTATAACTCAAATCCAACTTCTCAAGCCCAACAACACTGTTTGGAACCTTCCCAAACACCGAATTACCTGACAAATCCAAATActtaaacctctccccaaaccTTAACTTCCCCAAATCAAACTTCAACATGTTCCCCGAAACCCAAAACCCCACCAAATACTCCGTACTATTCACCAACCCAATCGCACTCCCTGAAATTTCATTCCCCGAAAGATCAATAAAATCGTAGAACTGAGTCTCCGAAGGCTTAAAATCCTCGAGCCTCATCTTTATTCCGCAATTCGCAAGCTTGAGAGAGAATATTATCGGAGACGAAGCCACCCACTTGGGAATGTTTCTCAGGTGAAAACTATTGTTCGACAAGTCCAACGATTCGATTCCCTTCACGTTCATCTCGGGAAACGGGTCCACCAGGAGGTTGTTCGAGAGGTTCAGGTTGAAGATCTTCGTCAGGTTCTTGAAACTCGCAGGCACAGTTCCCGAAAACTTGTTCCATGATAGGTCCAGCGTGTCCAGCGCCTTGAACTTTCCCAGAAAATCAGGGATTTTCCCAGAAAGTGAGTTGTGCCCCAGCTCCAAGTACGCCAATTTCGGTGCCAGGGTGGAAATTGAGTTGGGGATTTTCCCGGAAAATTTGTTGTGAGAAAAATTGAGAATCCGAAGGTCCTTGAAGGACGAGAAAAAATCCGGTATGGTACCATCGAGTTGGTTTCCCTCAAGACtcaaaaaggttaaattaaCGAGCTTGGCAATTCCTTGGGGAATGGTTCCGGTGAGAAAATTGTTACCGAGTTTGAGTTGAGTGAGCAGAGTCAACTCGGTTATTGAACTCGGTATGGGTCCAGTGAAACGATTACCAGTTAAACTGAGTACATCTAATCGGGTCAGGTCGTGGATGTATTCGGGTATTCGACCCGAGAGCTTGTTGTTCTCTAAATAGATATATTGGAGATTTGGAAGTTGGAAAAGGAAAGTTGGGAAGGGACCCGAAAGATCTTTGAGGTTCAAGAGGTAGAGTCCAACAAGGAGTTTGAGTTTTGAGAGGGTGGGTGAGATGGTGCCCGATAAAGTGGTTTCGGGTTTGGTGTCGAACCGACCCGAAAGGTATAGGTTTTGGACCCGGGTGCTGTTATAGTGACATTCTACACCAGTCCATTTGCAGCAGTCCGTACCCGGTATCCAGTTCTTCAGCATTCCGGACGGGTCGGATTTGATGCCCGATTTGAAGCCCAATAGGCCCGCTTCTTCGTCGGGGAGACACGTGGCACCATTGGCTTTGTAGTCTGTGAGTGTGAAGATGGTGAGGAGGAGGAataaggtggtggtggtggtggtggtggtggtggtggtggtggtggtggtggtgaatgACAGTGTGGAGAGGGAGGGTAATGGATGATGCATTTTTGGTTTCATGAGAATTTTGGAATGTGAgtgggaaatgaaaataaagagagaTATTGCAGAGATAATAAGGTTTCTGAAAGTTTGGTGTGTCTTTTAATGATGGAGCATTTAGTAATCAACTTTGCCTGGTCGACATGAATGGTATCTGGACCCTTTTCAGGGTACTTGTGtaagaaattttaatatgaGTACTATTTTTATATGTACCATTCATCAACAAAAAGGTTTTGGTAATatttaaatagtataaatttcGACAAGTATGTTAATGATATTAAATGGTACGATTTATGGGAGGCATGTTGTTGATATATTTTGGTAAAAGAATAGTTTAAGCATATTTCTTAACATACactattatttacttaaaaatatacaaGTGTGTGTTGTTCACACAAAATTAAGTAACATATTTTGAGTATATTTATCtgcttatgattttttttcaatgaaaCTTGTTTAATACTAAAAGTATATTTGAAAAAAGAGTGAAAGTATTTGTTGATATATagtgttttttgtttggtgaTATTTATCTGGAAGTAGCCTCCATAGTTGACTCAAATGGTGCAATTGTTGGGTCATTAAAGATTTAAAGTGGCTCACCGATTTGCCATTGAACATGCATGTCTGCATGTGCGAGATGATTCTAAATTTCTCATTCCACTTTGCGTCCTTTCTTCCCTTGCACCGCTCCAAAGAGACTTTTCGCATGCAATTGCTCAGTTGCCACTTACGTAcgtaatttatttgtattttttcaacGAAGATTTGACGGTACAGTTTGGTTTAACTTTTAGACGATAGTCATTACAaccaaatataaaaagaaagatatgGTTCATCTTAAATATAATACTCATTTTGAACCAaacaaatctttttttatatatagtttagTTTGGCTCAAtttgatggttttttttttaatttattttcataatataacatattttattttttaacatattttggtGAAAAAATTGTCATGAGAAAGTTTGAGAATCTGAAGGTCCTTACGAGAAAATAATCCGGTATAGGACCTTCGAGAGAGAAATAATTTAGCTAGTGAGTTTGGTGTCTTTAATGGTAGGGCTAGTGAGTAGTGAGTAGTGACTAAGTTTGCCTAGACAAAAATGGTATATGGATCCCTTTAGGGATACTAGAATAAGAGACTCTAATGTGAATACGGTTTTTACATGTACAATTATTTGAATCATTCCGACaagtgttttaacttttaatgatactattgtttaaaaaaagaaacaaacttcTATGATTTAATAGTAGAGGTACTATATTTGAAAAAAGAGAGTGTGAAGTTAGGTGTTCTAGTAGGTTAATTCATGATATTTATCTAAAAATGACTTGCACAGTTGCTCAGTTAGCACGTAATTTGTTTTTGCCTTGGAAGTAAGATTTGTCAGAAATCACAGGTATAATTAATGACCTCTTATTACTTGAAATTCCCTTTACTTAATTATGCATGTGttataagctttttttttaaaatttcttttttcatttcctaAATATATGCTACTCCTATATGTTGCAGAGCAAAATCGTTCTAAGATCATTTTCAATACTCAAGTGGTAGATCGTTGTCAGCTTGTCACTAGTATAAGTAGGTGGGTGTTTATAGAACGTACAATGTAAAAAATAGGCCAAACAACAAATTGAAAACTGAACAAACTAATTAAAActcaataattgattttttttattataataattattgaattttagatccaattttgaaaatcaattcaattcaaattaaaattatatgtttgttTGTAATTCTATTTATGGTGTTAGCATTCAATCATTCTTCTATGTTTATACATTATGAAACTAcaatgcttcttcttttttccataTATAGATCTATTTTCAAGATTACatcttattattttcatatttataagtTTATTAGTTTGGGATTAACTTGAAGTTCTAGCTTCTTGTATCtgacatttttctttatcatttaaattttattttctatatctaaaaaataacttttattataatgaaattaaattatttattagcttttaaccaaatgaataatttagAGACAAAGATATAATAGTAAAAACCAAACTACACGATTTGGATTGTACttaatcaaaatttgatttgatatcatcttcaaattaattcaaattataaacttaattttttagttacttaaGCCTAATTATGACAAATAAAAGTCTCGCTCaatcaaaataacaaacaaagttatataaataaaaggacTCTAAATTatactacaaataaaaataactagtttaaattttgataataataaatataaggtTAATCCTTTCTTAAGTTTGATTTGATCTACTTTATGATTTTGTACGTGATTCAAGTGTAGTTTATTAgctttttatcaaaataacaaACACACTAATGAGTACATGTTAGTCAGCGGATCAACTCTGGATATTTGACACTAACATTCTTGACTAGAGTGATATCTATTTAGCAAGTCAAGTTATTCAACTTTACAATAATTATCAGATTCATGCCATCAACATGAGTCATAAAGAGATTTCACATTAGATAACACCATAAAGTTAGAACACACCAAACTTTTAATAACTGACTCCACAATTAGGTTCATTAACTACTTTCAAGTATCATATATCATGCTATGATGCATGATTCAAACATTAATGAACTTTGAAATAACTACAAATTGTATCTCGTGCTTATGTataattaagaagaagaaacataGAGGTATTAATAGAATGAGATAAAATGAGAGATTGATTTTATCGTATTAGATTTGATTTCATCTCATTTCAAACAATCCAAAACTTCTTGAATAACAAGCCTAAGCTATCATTGGCACTCCATGCACCACACTTTCCAAAATCGAATTCATTCCAACCACAATATCAtgcctaaaaaaaattgtagttttGTGTCAAATTTTAGTTCCaaggcaaaaataaaatacGTGCCAACTTCGCAAAGTCTCTTTCGAAGGGGAAACAAGGGCAGAACGCAACGCAAAGTGGGAATAGAACGACCTTGCACATGCTCAAAGCGGTGTGCCACTTGAATTGAATGACTCAACATTTGAatcatttgatttgagtcaattCTTGTGGCTGCTTCCAGATAAATATCACCAAACCAGAAACGCTGTCAACACAATTTTTATGATTGAAtcattatgtaaatttttttatgcctACATAAGTTTCTTCtcataaaatagtaataataaagttTTTGGTTAAAACCTATACTAAAACTACTTAGGCATTGTTAACAACCGTCTTCACGAAATtaaagctatatatatatataacaatacttACCAATATTCTCCCCATGATTTTAGTGCTATTCTACTATTAATATCACTTGTCGGTGAGAGTCACTGGGTGTATTTTGGATAAGAATTGATAAGAActgattttgattaaaataacttttaaagtggtgcattgtttgaatgttttatattattaaaaaaattagtggtaaattaaacttaatataAACTCTTAATTTGAAGTAAAAGTtacctaaaattatttaaattcataatcAGTTCTTAAACAAACGTAAAATCATACTATtaagtaatattatttgaacacaattaattttgaagaaatCAATACAAACACgcatttaaattatttccatGATTTATCTTAAACTTttgttgattgattgattgtacaTCTAAAAGCCGTATACATATTAAATTTCCATCTAAGGGGGTCCAATGCCATTTATGTCTAGGCTAACTTGGTTACTGACACAATGACTCTCCTATATTAAAGAGACCAAACCCTATCTctgcatattcacttaatttCATTCCAAAATCTTCATATTCATCAAACTCATCAAAATGAATCTGTACcactcctccaccaccaccaccaccaccaccatcttcACCGTCATATTCCTCCTCCTTGCAATATTATTCACTCTCACACCCCACAAGGCCAACGGTGCCACGTGTCACCCTGAGGAAGAAGCGGGCCTGTTGGGCTTCAAATCCGGTATCCGATCCGACCCGTCCGGCCTGCTCAGTAACTGGATATCGGGTACGGACTGCTGCACATGGACCGGAGTAGAATGCCACTATAACAGCACCCGGGTCCAAAGATTATTCTTAACGGGTCAAAAACCCGAAACCATCTTATCGGGTACCATCTCACCCACCCTCTCAAAACTCAAACTCCTCGATGGACTCTACCTCATAAACCTCATCAACATTTCGGGTCCCTTCCCAAATTTTCTTTTCCAACTTCCAAATCTCCAATTTATCTATCTAGAAAACAACAATCTCTCGGGTCGAATACCCGATAACATCGGTAACCTTACCCGATTAGATGTACTCAGTTTAACTGGTAACCGGTTCATCGGACCCGTACCGAGTTCAATAACCAAGTTGACTCAGCTCACTCAGCTCAAACTCGGTAACAATTTTCTCACCGGAACAGTTCCCCAAGGAATTGCCAAGCTCGTTAATTTAACCTATTTGAGTCTCGAAGGAAACCAACTTGAAGGTACCATACCggattttttctcttccttcacgGATCTTCGgattcttaatttttcttaCAACAAATTTTCCGGGAATATCCCCAACTCGATTTCTTCCCTGGCGCCGAAACTGACGTACTTGGAGCTTGGGCACAACTCACTTTCCGGGAAAATCCCTGATTTTCTGGGAAAATTCAAGGCGCTTGACACGCTTGACCTGTCATGGAACAAGTTTTCCGGAACGGTCCCTGCGAGTTTCAAGAACCTGACGAAAATCTTCAACCTGAACCTCTCCAACAACCTCCTGGTGGACCCGTTCCCCGAGATGAACGTGAAAGGGATAGAATCGTTGGACTTGTCGAACAACAGTTTTCACCTGGGGAGCATTCCCAAGTGGGTGGCTTCGTCGCCGATAATATTCTCTCTGAAGCTTGTGAATTGCGGAATAAAGATGAGGCTAGAGGATTTTAAGCCTTCGGAGACTTATTTCTATGATTTTATTGATCTTTCGGGGAATGAAATTTCAGGGAGTGCAATTGGGTTGGTGAATAGTACTGAGTATTTGGTGGGGTTTTGGGCTTCGGGGAACAAGTTGAAGTTTGATTTGGGGAAGTTAAggtttggggagaggtttaagTTTTTGGATTTGTCTCGTAATTGGGTGTTTGGGAAGGTTCCAAACAGTGTTGTTGGGCTTGAGAAGTTGAATGTTAGCTATAACCATCTTTGTGGTCAGCTTCCCAAGAATAAGTTTCCGGCAAGTGCTTTTGTTGGAAATGATTGTCTCTGTGGTTCTCCTTTGCCACCCTGCAACAAAGCATAAGTGTAGTAAGCTTTGTTGTTGATGATTTCAAGTGTTTAATTTCCTTTTACTGCTAAGTTTTccaataattatgtaatttaataagtaaattgtaattttaactttcaatatatactatatatatttactttaaaacaGTAAGTTGAATgggtataataattaatataatttgctCTTTTTGGAAGGTTGGTGCAAGATGCGGTATGCATGTTTTCTGTGTAATGCTAGTCCTCGTGAGCTTATGCATGTTTTCTGTGTAATGCTATTtttgctctctctttttttgttgcttttacgtttttttatttattggcaaatgtcattttttttttagtgaaatagCTTTGAGTTAGcttgaaattaaataaagaaatttgatttttgactTAAATTTACTCTTCAAGccaaataagaagaaaatttagatgtTGTGTTGGTTCTGTTCACACTTTGgaatttcacttaaaaattctgcgtaattaaagtttattttaatacaaggtataattttaattctcacAGGAGAGTagcataaaaaatacaataaaatatatttgttttgtaaGCGTACAACGCTTATATATAAACATGGTTaactgaaattttaaaatacaataaaataacaataataaacttTATATTAAAATCTATACTAAAACGATTTAGACAATGCCAAGAAACGTCTCTAActctgtcaaaaaaataaataaaaagaaaagtctTTAAGAAATtacaactatttttttcataaaacaatACTTACCAGTAATTTTCCCATAATTTTAGTGTTATTCACTTATTCTACTATTAATATCATTAAAACACTTGTCGGTGAGGCGGGTGAGAGTTGTTGGGTATTTTGGATAAGAATTGATAAGATTGGTTTAGATTaaaataacttcttttttaagagaatttaaatAACTTCTAAAGTGATGGATGTTTGAATGTTTTATATCCTGAGAGTaagttagaaataaaaatttaatatatattctttaaaaaaattattttaaaatttattttaaacttataaGTAATTCTTTaacgtaaaataaaaaatactaaaatcatACTACTaactagtattatatatattatttcttctctaaaaaaaactagtattatttctttaaaaaaaaatagtactatTTCAGCAGAATCCAATACAAACACACATTCAAATTATTTCAATGATGTTATCTTAAAGTTTAGTTGATTGATTGTATATTTAAAAGCCGTAGACATATTAAATTTCCTatacacacaaacaaacaaaaaatttcattctctagtATCCTAAAGGGGTCCAATGCTATTTATGTCTAGGCAAACTTGGTCACTGGATCTCCCATCTAAGGCACCAAACTTTCACAAACCTTTTTATCTCTGCAGCATCACTATATTTCCATTACCCACTCACCCTATTCTCTAACATTCCCAAGCTTCATAAAAAATCCAATTCCCgagtttttttgttgaataattgGATATCGGATACGAACTGTTGCAAATGAACTGGAGTAGAATGTCACTATAACAGCACCCGGGTCCTAAGGCTCTTCCTAAGGTGTCAAGTTTCCTAAGGATTCAGTTCTTTGATTTTATAGATCTTTTAGGG is a window encoding:
- the LOC100305447 gene encoding disease resistance protein/LRR protein-related protein precursor, producing MNLYHSSTTTTTTTIFTVIFLLLAILFTLTPHKANGATCHPEEEAGLLGFKSGIRSDPSGLLSNWISGTDCCTWTGVECHYNSTRVQRLFLTGQKPETILSGTISPTLSKLKLLDGLYLINLINISGPFPNFLFQLPNLQFIYLENNNLSGRIPDNIGNLTRLDVLSLTGNRFIGPVPSSITKLTQLTQLKLGNNFLTGTVPQGIAKLVNLTYLSLEGNQLEGTIPDFFSSFTDLRILNFSYNKFSGNIPNSISSLAPKLTYLELGHNSLSGKIPDFLGKFKALDTLDLSWNKFSGTVPASFKNLTKIFNLNLSNNLLVDPFPEMNVKGIESLDLSNNSFHLGSIPKWVASSPIIFSLKLVNCGIKMRLEDFKPSETYFYDFIDLSGNEISGSAIGLVNSTEYLVGFWASGNKLKFDLGKLRFGERFKFLDLSRNWVFGKVPNSVVGLEKLNVSYNHLCGQLPKNKFPASAFVGNDCLCGSPLPPCNKA
- the LOC100777473 gene encoding MDIS1-interacting receptor like kinase 2, with the protein product MKPKMHHPLPSLSTLSFTTTTTTTTTTTTTTTTLFLLLTIFTLTDYKANGATCLPDEEAGLLGFKSGIKSDPSGMLKNWIPGTDCCKWTGVECHYNSTRVQNLYLSGRFDTKPETTLSGTISPTLSKLKLLVGLYLLNLKDLSGPFPTFLFQLPNLQYIYLENNKLSGRIPEYIHDLTRLDVLSLTGNRFTGPIPSSITELTLLTQLKLGNNFLTGTIPQGIAKLVNLTFLSLEGNQLDGTIPDFFSSFKDLRILNFSHNKFSGKIPNSISTLAPKLAYLELGHNSLSGKIPDFLGKFKALDTLDLSWNKFSGTVPASFKNLTKIFNLNLSNNLLVDPFPEMNVKGIESLDLSNNSFHLRNIPKWVASSPIIFSLKLANCGIKMRLEDFKPSETQFYDFIDLSGNEISGSAIGLVNSTEYLVGFWVSGNMLKFDLGKLRFGERFKYLDLSGNSVFGKVPNSVVGLEKLDLSYNHLCGQLPKNKFPASAFVGNDCLCGSPLYPCKKA